AGTTCTGATACGAATTTGCCATGACAAGTTTCTTGTTCATAGTTGAATTCCAAACTTTTTGTGTTTTTCAACACACATTAAATTCATCATACAAAACACGGCAATTCTTTGATACCAATCTGCCATGGAAAATCTCTTTGTTCATACTTGATTTTCAACATTTTGTGTTTTTTCTCACACACGGCAAAATTCTCCTTCAAAACACGGCAATTTTGATTAAACTTTCATGGCATTTTTAATTAAAAATGCAATTGCATTTTTATCTTTTATTGTCTTGTCAAATTTGTGTGTTCTTTTCACATGATTTTTTCAACTTTTTTGCGTTTTTTCACATGGCAATATTGATTTTTGTTGTCATGGCAGATTTGCCATATTTCATTGTGGGCATTATATATGTGTTCATAAACCTTTGCCATTGTTTAAAAACAAATATAACGGCAAATAGTTTGGTTAAACTCGAATGACATTTTCTGCTATTTTCAAAGCAGCTGATGGCACGTTTTTAGTATCTGAGCAAAATCTGGGCTTTTATTTGTACAGAAAAAGCCAAAAACTGGGCCTTTTCATTTAATTTGTTGTTAGTGGGCTTTTTGTTCCTCTTTTTCACAGGGAAAAGGGATCTGGTCTGATAGAGGCGTGTGGGGTGTGAGTTCTCTGTCAAACGAATTCGTATATGAGATCGATCCCGTTGTATCGAAGGAGTTGTGTGGTAGGATGCTTctcctgccacacgtgtgggcagTTCTAATATTCGCCCACACAAAATCGTGTGGGCTGCCTGCGCGGTATGCCACACAGGATCGTGTGAGCGGGTGTCCATCATGCCACACGTGTGACAGTTATCGGCGTCCTTTATTTTTGCACCGCATAGATTTTgtattttattaattaaatttaCCATCAAAGTTTGGTACGAAATAGGGAATACAAGGGAGACTAATACACCAGGCCCGGGTAGAATATTCGAGGAGATGCTCTCACGAGTCACACGAGCTACTCGCGTGCTCACCGCGCCCAGGCGTTCCTCGTCAGACCCGCCTCCCGTGTTCAAATTCGAACCGCTTCCCCGGCAGCTTCACAACGGCCACCGTGCTCTTCGCCTCATCCCGATCTACTCCGCGCCTTCGACCCCGCCCCGTCCCGTGTACCGCGTAGCCTCTCCCCAATGGCGAGCGccgcctcctcatcctcctcctcctcgcagccAGTGCGCGTCGTGCTGCGGGTGCGCCCGCTCCTCCCCTCGGAGGCCAGCTCGGCAGCGGTGCCCCCCTGCGTCTCCCTCATCGGCGACCACCCCGGCGGCGAGGTCACCGTCCAGCTCAAGGATCAGCACACCAGGTACCCACTTCTAGAACCCTCGGAGACGTTCCTGTTCTAATTTCCTAAAATTCGCAGCTCCCTTCCCTCCTGGTGCAGCCGCCAGGGAAATGTAACACGATTCGAGATCTGATTAACTCCTATTGTAGCTGCGCCGACGGCTAATTCTGCCTCTTTTGCTCGCCTGTTCCGTGATCCTTCCTCTGGTAATCCGATTTGTTCCTGATCCATGCAGCCGGAGCGAGTGCTACAAGGTGGACGCCTACTTCGGCAAGGAGGACAGGGTCTCCGACGTATTCGACCAGGAGGTCAGCGCCCTGATCCCGGGCATCTTCGAGGGCATCAACGCGACCGTGTTTGCCTATGGGGCAACGGGCAGCGGCAAGACCTACACCATGCAGGTGCCCACTCCATTCTCCCGGCCTTGCCCATAACCTGTTTGTCGAAATGTCGCACTGCCACACTGAGAGCCTATTTCTGAAACAAACCTTGTTGCCACGCAGGGCAGCGAAGATCTGCCGGGTCTCATCCCCTTGTCGGTCGCGACGATCCTGGCGCGCTGTACCGGCACGTGGTGCTCCGTCGAGATCTCATACTACGAGGTGTACATGGAACGGTGCTATGACTTGCTCGAGCCCAAGGCGAAGGAGATCATGGCACTGGATGACAAATTTGGTAACCTGCAGCTCAAGGGCTTGGCTTGGGTAATGTGCTGGCGCTTGGTCATCATCCTTGAGTCTACGTGTTTGCTGGAATGTACCTTAGGCAGTGCGCTTACTGTTGTCTTTTCATTGTTTAAGGTCCCCGTGCGATCCATGGAGGAGTTTCAGGAAGTCTACTCGATAGGTGTGCAGAGGAGGAAAGCCGCCCACACAGGCCTGAACGATGTTTCAAGTAGAAGCCACGCTGTGGTTTCTATAagggtcagtaatgatactgtcaaAGGGAAGCTTAACCTCATCGACCTTGCTGGTACGACCCCCCCTGCAATAAGGTGGATATAACGTATAAAGCTTTGGACATCCAGTTTAAGACATGCTGTGTTGGTTTCATTTCAGGAAATGAGGACAATAGAAGGGCTTGCAATGAAGGGATCCGCCTTCAAGAAAGCTCTAAAATCAATTCATCGCTGTTTGCATTGTCTAATGTCATTTCAGCTCTCAAAAACAATGAGTCACGGGTACCTTATAGAGAGAGTAGATTGACCCGCATTCTGCAAGATTCTCTAGGAGGCAATAGCCGTGCTGTGATGATAGCTTGCCTGGTGAGTTACTGCTCAAGATGTCTCATCCCACAGAGTATAAATCCATGCTGATTGCTTTTCATTTGTCACAGAATCCTGTGGTATACCAGGAGGCAGTCCACACAATAGGTATGGCTGCTCGTTCAGGACATATGGTGACCAACATGGCTTCAGCAAGCAAGGAACACACTCCAAAAGTAAAGGTGGACATGGAAGCAAAATTGCAGTTGTGGCTGGAATCAAGGGGGAAAACTAAGAGCACCCAAAGAATGAATGGACTTTTCTCCCCAACCGGATGGAGGACTCCTTCTTCCATGAGCCATGTGAAACAACCGCTATCTGCCCGGGTGTCTGGAAGAGCTAAAGCAACGGACCAAGACGGTGCTAAGATAAAAAAGTCAGTGTCTCCAATTTGGCTCTGCAAGTCTGACATAGACCATCTGAAATTACAAGCTCTGAGCTATTTTATCTTCTGTTGCACAGGGTACTTTTTGATTCAGCAGTCCATACAGCAGTTGAAAACACACCAAAGCCAAGCTCACGAGATGAAGCAAAGACAACTAAGAAAGGTGTGTTGTTTGAAATATGCAGATGAGTTTTATATTTGTGTTGGATATAGATTCTGAATGTACGAAGATCAGTAAGccaagaaacaaaaaggaaaactcTAATGAACACACAAGAGCAAAAAAAACATATAAAACGATAGCTGCACCAACAATGGACTTATGCAGAAATGAAACTGTCTAAATTACAAAAGGTAGCTATTCAATTAAAAGTAAGCGTGCACAATCTACTTGTCGTTTGCTTGTTGTATAACTTCGGAACTTGATCTATGTTTCCATTTTAGAGTCTGAGCCATATGACATGTTTTATGCAGAGGTACCCCCTTCGTTAACACCTTGCAAAGAGGACAAGTCTGAATCTCCTTTTAGGAAAGCTCTTTCTCCCATTCCTCCAAACATGATGACTCCTTGTAATGTCAATTACCCTCCATTGGAGCCCAAAACTCCAATAGGAGCATGTCACATAGTTGAGAAGAATCCAGATGGTACACCTCTTGATAAGTTTAATGCACTTGGATCTAACCTAAAGGTCTGCATGATTTTTCTCCTATTTCATATATCAGCAACCTGTTTTAGTTCAGTACCTATTTCTAAAGATCTCTATGTTACGCAGGAATCTCTTATTCAACAATATCTCGAGTTCTTAAATGTTGCGAACAAGTAAGTTCAAACTCTCAATTTTTTTATAGTTCATTTATGTAGTTGGCTTCTGTTAAACGCACAAGGCATCTTTTTATCCTTTCTAATTATTCACTCGGCCTATCCATGGGTGCAGGGAAGAGCTACAGCAACTAAAAGTATGGTCCTTATATTTCATAATAATCTAATGGATGGTATAGCGGCATGTCCTTTTCCTACTAATGTTTCCCATTTCTTCTTCAGGGAATTGGTGAAAAGAGAGCGGAGTACATTCTTGAGCTCCGGGAGGATTCGCCCAGACCATTCCAATCTGTAAGATTTCTGTACCATGAAATCCTTAATACTGAATGTGAAGGTCACCTGTATTTGTCAGCTTTTTAACATAATGTGATTTGGCAGCTTTCGGACTTGGGGAATATAGGTCTATCAACGAAACAAGTAACGCTTCTGCTGACTTTCTTTTCTGACACATTCTTGTTTTCTTTCTTGTACAATATATGTGCACAAACAGCGCTCTTAAACACTTGTCTATACTGCATCAAACAGATCCAAGACATCCTGCGGAAAACAGCCACAGGAATCTTCAAATGATCACTGGAATGGACTCTTGCCTGAAAACACAGAATGGACTGCCGTTTCTACCACCTTGGAGATGCTGGGTCATATTGTTCACCATCTGTGACCCAATGGATGGGGTTGTACCTGTACTGTGAACTGTCAGCCTGTCGTTGACATAGTTGTAGTTGTACTATTAACAGTCGGCCTGCTGCTGATGCTATTGCTAGGGCAATGGGTCTTGTTGCAATTTTCTCTTGTAATTTTCCCTTTGCAAATTTTCTCTTGTAATTTGTCTTCCTGAATGGTTTGTCTTCTTGATGTGATGCAAATTTTCTCTGGAATCTGATATATTGAATGGCTTGCATATTAGCTTCCATGCACGAGCAACTGAAAATGAGTTCTGCTTGGCAAACCGTGTGCGTGAACTATTTCGATGTGAAGATGATTTGCATGTTTCACAGAAGATTTTGAGCATTAGTTTTTTTGGGTGTCTACTAATCAAGCATTAGTTTGCCTGGTTTGCATATTTGTAAGAATCCATGGCATGATTGTGTACTTGTTTTGATGCATATCCCTGGATTTTAATTTGTAAAGATATACAGTGGTAAAAATGTGTCCCTGTGGATTGTATTCTCTAAACATGTTTAGGAAATCTTCTGAATATTGCATACAAAATCTTTTAGTATCAGTTGAAGCAAACAAATGTAATTCGTAAAGATATGTCGCTAGTTTTGATGCATTTGTAAAAATGTATCTGCGTGGATTGTAGTCCATACAAAAACTTTTAGTATGAGTTGAAGCAAGCAAAGCCAATGTTACCGAAAATAATGAAAACAACAAAAAATACAcagacgcccaccgtggggctcgaacccacgaccacaagggtaagagccttgcgctctaccaactgagctagaCGGGCTGCACGCAAATATTACATTTTCTACGTTTAGATTACTTAGCTAAGGCGTCAGCAATTTAGCCAAGATAAAGATTTTTTTTAACACCAAGATAACGTAATTTGATGTCCTTGAAGATGCAAATGCTTAAACTGAATATTGTTGGCATCTCAAAAGGAGTACGCACGGTATGTGCAACCGGAAGTAGCCTTGCCGTGTTTGCAAGGAATTTCGTAGACTAGACATACAGCTTGAGACATGAGCAAAACATCTATCCTCTGCTCCACAGCCCAGTTGCTGCCTCACAAATCTATTGTTCGAGTACATTCCTCACACGGAAAAACAATTCATATCGGTACTTATTTTTTAAActcggcaaaagatttgccattttcatttaATAAGAAAGAAGGTTTAGAGTTTGTTGCCAAAGGCCGAATTACAAAACACCACTCTTGCGGCATTGAATTAGGAAAATGCTTTGCTTCTGCGAGACACCGTCAATCACACTCTTCTTTGATTCTGGCGACAATAACTCCAGCCTTTCATTCTGTTCCTTCCGTATTTCGAGTAGCATGAGGGAGATGAGCATCCTTTTGGGCTGCGTCCTCCTGGTCGCGTTGAGGCTCCACCAATCTTTAACTGAGTTCATGTGACCCCACTCCAGAAGGTTTATGTCATGAAGGCCAAGCCAAACCTTGCTGAAACCCCAAACTCTAGCTGTGTATCTACATTGGAAGAGAAGGTGTGCCGCCAATTCTTGAACATGTTTACAGAGGGGGCAAAGGTTGCAATTAGGCCATCCTCGTCGCTGTAGCTAGTCCGCCATCCAAATCATGTTgttgataacaagccaagcaagaaACTTGGAGGGCCCCAACTCTTCCAGACCACCTGCACAAGTTTCGTGTCAACTAAGCCCCTGAACTGGACCTCTTAGGCCGACACAACAGAGTAGTGACCATTATTTGTTAGCTCCCAGGAGATGGTAGCCGCCCTATCCGGGTTGAGGTTGATGAGGGAGAGCTTTTCCCATAGATTGAAGAACCCGGTTAGATGATGAATGGATATGCCCGCACCAATGTTAATTAGGGAAACCCAAAAGTTGTTGTGAATTGTCTTTTGGACCGAGCAGTTCTTTCTTCTAGACAGCAAGAAGATGCAGGGAGCAATATCTATGGCCTTTAGCCCCTCAAGCCTGGTTGACTCCCAGAAAGAAGCACGAAGGCCATCACCAATCTCCACTTTGGTAGCGGCCACAAAAATGTCGCGGTCAGCACTGTTATAGGGGTTCCCTAGCCCCACCCAAGGCTTAATTGGATCCATCCATTCGAACCACAACCACCGAATGCGGAAGGCAACAACAAACTTTTTCAGATTTAAGAtaccattgaaggaaatatgccctagaggcaataataaaattgtttatatttccttatatcatgataaatgtttattattcatgctagaattgtattaaccggaaacttagtacatgtgtgaatacatagacaaacagagtgtcactagtatgcctctaattgactagctcgttgaatcaatgatggttatgtttcctgaccatagacatgagttgtcatttgattaacgggatcacatcattggagaatgatgtgattgactagacccatccgttagcttagtacgatgatcgtttagtttgttgctattgctt
The sequence above is a segment of the Triticum dicoccoides isolate Atlit2015 ecotype Zavitan chromosome 1A, WEW_v2.0, whole genome shotgun sequence genome. Coding sequences within it:
- the LOC119282363 gene encoding kinesin-like protein KIN-10C; this encodes MASAASSSSSSSQPVRVVLRVRPLLPSEASSAAVPPCVSLIGDHPGGEVTVQLKDQHTSRSECYKVDAYFGKEDRVSDVFDQEVSALIPGIFEGINATVFAYGATGSGKTYTMQGSEDLPGLIPLSVATILARCTGTWCSVEISYYEVYMERCYDLLEPKAKEIMALDDKFGNLQLKGLAWVPVRSMEEFQEVYSIGVQRRKAAHTGLNDVSSRSHAVVSIRVSNDTVKGKLNLIDLAGNEDNRRACNEGIRLQESSKINSSLFALSNVISALKNNESRVPYRESRLTRILQDSLGGNSRAVMIACLNPVVYQEAVHTIGMAARSGHMVTNMASASKEHTPKVKVDMEAKLQLWLESRGKTKSTQRMNGLFSPTGWRTPSSMSHVKQPLSARVSGRAKATDQDGAKIKKVLFDSAVHTAVENTPKPSSRDEAKTTKKEVPPSLTPCKEDKSESPFRKALSPIPPNMMTPCNVNYPPLEPKTPIGACHIVEKNPDGTPLDKFNALGSNLKESLIQQYLEFLNVANKEELQQLKGIGEKRAEYILELREDSPRPFQSLSDLGNIGLSTKQIQDILRKTATGIFK